The following proteins are co-located in the Phyllostomus discolor isolate MPI-MPIP mPhyDis1 chromosome 1, mPhyDis1.pri.v3, whole genome shotgun sequence genome:
- the CLEC14A gene encoding C-type lectin domain family 14 member A — translation MRPALVLCFLWQAFWPQPSHGEHPTADRTGCSTSGACYSLHHSSIKRQAAQEACNLRGGALSTVRGGTELRTVLALLRAGPGPGGGSKDLLFWVALERGRSHCTLKDEPLRGFSWLSSDVSESEIDTLPWVQEPQLSCTSRSCAGLQATAGVEPAGWKEMRCHTRANGYLCKYQFEGLCPAPRPGAASNLSYRTPYQLHSSALDFSPPETKVSALCPGQQSITATCIVDEVGARWNGIPPGAVLCPCPGGYIRGGKCAELNDCLDDLEGFACECAVGFVLGKNGRSCVTNGEEQPNPAGTKVPTRHPPATGTSPMPRSTWSPRVHEKQGEKTHIPGQGSSATYIPETPGWEAQSTLPTLHLSPQTTSKAAITSSGSVIPTSNSSSSDIPQALDSSSTVVFILVSIAVVVLVILTVTVLGLFKLCFHKSPSSRSRKGPLASPGVESDAEVTALRCSPAHNADNGVKVAVCGAEQRAPH, via the coding sequence ATGAGGCCGGCTCTTGTCCTGTGCTTCCTCTGGCAGGCTTTCTGGCCCCAGCCGAGCCATGGTGAGCACCCCACCGCCGACCGCACCGGCTGCTCCACCTCGGGGGCCTGCTACAGCCTGCACCACTCGAGCATCAAGCGGCAGGCGGCCCAAGAGGCCTGCAACCTGCGCGGTGGGGCGCTCAGCACTGTCCGCGGGGGCACTGAGCTCCGTACAGTGCTCGCTCTACTGCGGGCAGGCCCGGGGCCTGGAGGGGGCTCCAAAGACCTTCTGTTCTGGGTGGCGCTGGAGCGCGGGCGATCCCACTGCACCTTGAAAGATGAGCCATTGCGGGGTTTCTCCTGGTTGTCCTCCGACGTCAGCGAGTCGGAAATCGACACGCTGCCGTGGGTGCAGGAGCCTCAACTCTCCTGCACTTCGAGGAGTTGCGCTGGACTCCAGGCCACCGCGGGGGTGGAGCCTGCAGGCTGGAAGGAGATGCGCTGTCACACACGCGCCAACGGCTACCTGTGCAAGTACCAGTTTGAGGGCTTGTGCCCCGCACCGCGCCCCGGCGCCGCCTCTAACTTGAGCTACCGCACGCCCTACCAGCTGCACAGCTCGGCACTGGACTTCAGTCCCCCGGAGACCAAGGTGAGTGCGCTCTGCCCCGGGCAGCAATCCATCACAGCCACCTGCATCGTGGACGAGGTCGGCGCTCGCTGGAACGGGATACCCCCCGGGGCTGTgctctgtccctgccctggggggtACATCCGTGGGGGCAAATGTGCGGAGCTCAATGATTGCCTAGATGACTTGGAAGGCTTTGCCTGCGAGTGTGCTGTGGGCTTCGTGCTGGGGAAAAACGGACGCTCTTGTGTAACCAATGGAGAAGAACAGCCGAACCCTGCGGGAACCAAAGTGCCTACCAGGCACCCGCCGGCCACTGGAACCAGCCCCATGCCGAGGAGTACGTGGTCACCCAGGGTCCATgagaaacaaggagagaaaacTCACATCCCTGGACAAGGCAGTTCAGCAACATATATTCCCGAGACTCCTGGGTGGGAAGCACAGAGCACATTGCCTACTCTTCACTTGTCCCCTCAAACCACCTCAAAGGCCGCCATCACTTCTTCAGGAAGCGTTATTCCCACGTCTAATTCGTCTTCCTCTGACATTCCCCAGGCTTTGGACTCCTCCTCCACCGTGGTCTTCATACTTGTGAGCATAGCAGTAGTAGTGTTGGTGATCTTGACCGTGACTGTACTGGGGCTTTTCAAACTGTGTTTTCACAAAAGCCCTTCCTCCCGCTCACGAAAGGGGCCTTTGGCCTCTCCTGGTGTGGAGAGTGATGCTGAGGTCACCGCTCTGCGCTGCAGTCCTGCACATAATGCAGACAATGGGGTGAAGGTCGCAGTCTGCGGGGCAGAACAGAGGGCGCCTCACTGA